In Kordiimonas sp. SCSIO 12610, the following are encoded in one genomic region:
- a CDS encoding HAD family hydrolase, whose product MAYQIEMLPWLPRADESVKESLKRSFDQEKVDVGGLQSSLGYWFGLNDLRNISSSLEEKLGDNKIEGDVVKIAFLSDTTSNYITSALQATCLRHGVVSQVYAGLYGQVWQEVYDDASQLYKEKPDIVFLSLTLDFFNLQQASLSARTDELSEASSKLIALVEAIKTRTGAAVIVQNFMANSLPLMGNYDAQAPGSILQATNYMNTEVAKLADQAGVYLFDLNTLAATVGSARWFNLVQWHMAKLPFDMEFVPIYTDSIARIIGAIKGKSRKCLVLDLDNTLWGGVIGDDGVENILVGSGSASAEAFSAVQRYARQLKERGIILAVCSKNEEENALLPFKQHDEMLLKEDDFAIFVANWNDKASNLQYIAKTLNIGLDALVFLDDNPAERVRVRQSLPEVAVIEPGDDATYYCNALASSGWFETIAVSADDMKRAEQYRTNVLRSNEREKIGNISDYLISLDMKANIAPFNEQNRKRVTQLVNKTNQFNMTTKRYDEADIESFEKDSRYFTYQVKLADKFGDNGIVSVVIIEHTDNTWVIDSWLMSCRVFGRRLEHCIMNYVVEQARSNDIDNIIGLYSKTAKNSLVADLYGQLGFEAAPDNVNKADTSSWALKITDYQAVESYISL is encoded by the coding sequence TTGGCTTATCAAATCGAAATGTTACCTTGGCTGCCGAGAGCTGACGAGAGCGTAAAAGAGAGTCTCAAGCGTTCTTTTGACCAAGAAAAAGTTGATGTTGGTGGTTTGCAAAGTTCGCTAGGGTATTGGTTTGGCCTTAATGATTTAAGGAATATTTCGTCCTCGCTAGAGGAGAAACTTGGGGATAACAAGATAGAAGGCGATGTTGTAAAAATTGCTTTCTTGAGTGATACGACATCGAATTATATAACGTCAGCATTACAGGCAACATGTCTCAGGCATGGTGTCGTAAGTCAAGTTTATGCAGGCCTATATGGTCAGGTTTGGCAAGAAGTTTATGATGACGCAAGTCAGCTATACAAAGAAAAGCCAGATATTGTTTTTCTGTCTTTAACTCTTGATTTCTTTAATTTGCAACAAGCATCATTAAGCGCAAGAACAGATGAACTTTCTGAAGCTTCTTCGAAGTTGATAGCTTTAGTTGAAGCAATTAAAACACGAACAGGTGCTGCCGTTATTGTGCAAAACTTTATGGCTAATAGTTTACCTTTAATGGGAAATTATGATGCTCAAGCGCCAGGCAGCATACTTCAAGCAACTAATTATATGAATACTGAGGTGGCCAAGCTCGCTGATCAGGCTGGAGTATATCTATTTGATTTGAATACACTGGCGGCAACAGTCGGGAGTGCCAGATGGTTTAACCTTGTACAGTGGCATATGGCTAAACTGCCTTTCGATATGGAATTTGTCCCTATTTATACAGACTCTATAGCGCGAATTATTGGTGCAATTAAAGGCAAAAGCCGAAAATGTCTGGTCTTAGATCTGGATAATACTTTATGGGGCGGTGTCATTGGTGATGACGGTGTAGAGAATATACTTGTCGGCAGTGGAAGCGCTAGTGCTGAAGCGTTTAGTGCAGTGCAGAGATATGCCCGACAATTAAAAGAACGCGGTATTATTCTGGCTGTGTGTTCAAAGAATGAAGAAGAAAACGCCCTCCTACCTTTCAAGCAGCACGATGAAATGTTGCTAAAAGAGGATGACTTCGCGATTTTTGTTGCTAACTGGAATGATAAAGCCAGTAACCTTCAGTACATAGCAAAGACGTTGAATATTGGCCTCGATGCCCTTGTTTTCCTGGATGATAATCCAGCCGAACGTGTAAGGGTTCGGCAATCCTTGCCGGAAGTTGCGGTTATCGAGCCTGGTGATGATGCAACATACTATTGTAATGCACTTGCATCATCGGGTTGGTTTGAAACAATTGCGGTATCAGCAGATGATATGAAACGTGCTGAGCAGTACCGTACAAATGTTTTACGTTCAAATGAAAGGGAAAAAATCGGCAATATTTCTGATTATTTGATTTCGTTGGATATGAAGGCAAACATAGCACCATTTAACGAGCAAAACCGTAAAAGAGTGACGCAGCTGGTCAATAAAACCAATCAATTCAATATGACGACCAAACGCTATGATGAAGCTGATATAGAAAGCTTCGAAAAAGATAGTCGTTATTTTACTTATCAGGTGAAGTTAGCTGATAAGTTTGGAGATAATGGAATTGTATCGGTTGTCATCATTGAACACACCGATAATACCTGGGTTATTGATAGCTGGCTTATGAGTTGTCGCGTGTTCGGTCGAAGACTCGAACATTGTATCATGAACTATGTTGTCGAACAGGCACGCTCTAATGACATAGATAATATTATTGGACTTTATAGTAAAACCGCTAAAAATAGTTTGGTTGCAGATTTGTACGGCCAGTTGGGGTTTGAAGCTGCGCCTGATAATGTTAACAAAGCTGATACAAGTAGTTGGGCGTTAAAAATTACCGACTATCAAGCCGTCGAGTCCTATATTTCTCTATGA
- a CDS encoding acyl carrier protein — MNRDEITKKFQGIFQNIMGADGYTFSEETKPEDVAKWDSLNHVMLIVTTEQEFSIKFSVDEVEKFSCIGSFINSLSDKL; from the coding sequence ATGAACAGAGATGAAATCACAAAGAAGTTTCAAGGAATATTCCAAAATATTATGGGAGCGGATGGGTATACTTTTTCTGAAGAAACCAAGCCAGAAGATGTGGCAAAATGGGATAGTTTAAATCACGTCATGTTGATTGTGACTACCGAGCAAGAGTTTTCGATTAAATTCTCAGTCGACGAAGTTGAGAAATTTTCCTGTATTGGTAGCTTTATTAATTCTTTATCTGATAAGCTTTAA
- a CDS encoding glycosyltransferase, translating into MNDALFDASALAIVIVNYNSWEDLIECIESIYSSKSSGYKVIVCDNASHDGSVEKLLEWVDGKLDLEFNGPQKYDGYVSQKPDSYLHIEANGQENGDENASLVVIETGANLGFAGGNNVGLRYGLDKLDVEYFWLLNADTTIPNDAIEQLTVRMREEPELGLCGTIIRFYHAPSTLQALGGATYNKWSGNSRGIASHYQYPHTFDRKDVEQKTDFIVGASLCTTRGFLNSVGLMEESYFLYYEEIDWSTRNRDRFRHGLADKAEIFHKEGGAIGTSSIPGQRGSVSEYYLVSSKLAFTWRFFPEAFVSVYGISMVMLVKRLLQRRWKNAKAVFRALTFQ; encoded by the coding sequence ATGAATGATGCCTTATTTGATGCCAGTGCGCTTGCGATCGTGATTGTAAACTATAACTCCTGGGAAGACCTGATCGAGTGTATAGAGAGTATTTATTCGTCAAAGAGTTCTGGCTACAAGGTTATTGTTTGCGATAACGCATCCCATGATGGATCTGTTGAGAAACTTTTAGAATGGGTGGACGGAAAGCTCGACCTTGAGTTCAATGGCCCCCAGAAATATGACGGATATGTAAGCCAAAAACCTGATAGCTATTTACACATCGAGGCAAATGGTCAGGAAAATGGTGATGAAAATGCATCACTTGTTGTCATTGAAACTGGTGCTAACCTTGGTTTTGCGGGTGGTAATAACGTGGGCCTTAGATACGGGCTTGATAAGCTGGATGTGGAATATTTCTGGCTATTGAATGCAGATACCACAATACCAAATGATGCTATTGAACAGTTGACTGTTCGTATGCGGGAAGAACCAGAGCTTGGGTTATGTGGTACAATTATCAGGTTCTACCACGCTCCTTCCACGCTTCAGGCACTCGGCGGTGCTACTTACAATAAGTGGAGCGGTAACAGCAGGGGCATAGCGTCACATTATCAGTATCCACATACATTTGATCGTAAAGACGTAGAGCAAAAAACAGATTTTATTGTTGGAGCGTCGCTTTGCACAACGCGTGGTTTTTTGAATTCAGTTGGTTTGATGGAAGAGAGTTATTTCCTGTATTATGAGGAAATCGATTGGTCCACGCGTAACCGCGACAGGTTTCGACATGGATTAGCTGACAAAGCTGAAATTTTTCATAAGGAAGGTGGAGCGATAGGTACCAGTTCGATACCGGGGCAGCGGGGTAGTGTGAGTGAGTATTATCTTGTGTCGAGTAAGCTTGCCTTTACATGGCGATTTTTCCCCGAGGCATTCGTCTCGGTATATGGCATTTCGATGGTTATGCTGGTAAAACGACTTTTGCAGCGTCGATGGAAAAATGCCAAAGCGGTTTTTAGGGCGTTAACTTTTCAGTAG
- a CDS encoding formyl transferase, with amino-acid sequence MSSESSKKPRLVVLTTDSYEQRYVANHLSARFDIQAILIDKKIYNRKKKSYFRHGLLNFLGKASRIIFFKLIDNDRKRSEALVDILGEKSLSFENPSLIQPVEGLNTSETASIIKQHNPDAILVYGTRIVQDKILHLATDLAFNMHTGISPHYRGTACAFWPIVNNDLEMLGATVHECTSAVDGGKIFETETARLEKGDNIYAAFARAVIAGTEAYVNVIENYMNDQLNGYTQDLSIGKEYRGYELTIVPEIKARLNLRKFNKS; translated from the coding sequence GTGTCCTCAGAAAGCTCTAAAAAACCGAGACTAGTGGTCCTAACCACCGATAGCTATGAACAACGGTATGTTGCCAATCATCTCAGTGCACGCTTTGACATACAGGCTATTTTGATAGACAAAAAGATATATAATCGTAAGAAAAAATCATACTTTCGGCATGGCTTACTGAATTTTTTAGGTAAAGCCAGCCGAATCATCTTCTTTAAATTAATTGATAATGATCGAAAACGCTCTGAAGCTCTGGTTGATATCCTCGGTGAAAAGTCTTTATCCTTCGAAAACCCCAGCCTCATCCAGCCGGTTGAAGGATTAAACACTTCCGAGACTGCCAGCATAATCAAACAGCACAATCCAGATGCAATTTTAGTATATGGAACGCGAATCGTCCAAGATAAGATACTGCATCTAGCAACAGATCTCGCATTTAACATGCATACAGGCATTAGTCCCCATTACAGAGGTACGGCTTGTGCGTTCTGGCCAATTGTGAATAACGATTTAGAGATGCTAGGTGCAACTGTCCATGAATGCACATCTGCGGTAGATGGCGGTAAAATATTTGAAACTGAAACAGCAAGACTTGAGAAAGGCGACAATATTTATGCCGCTTTTGCCCGCGCTGTGATTGCAGGTACAGAAGCGTATGTAAATGTTATTGAAAACTATATGAACGATCAACTTAACGGCTATACTCAAGATCTATCGATTGGAAAAGAGTATCGAGGATATGAACTGACAATTGTGCCTGAAATCAAAGCCAGATTGAACCTAAGAAAATTCAATAAATCATAG
- a CDS encoding polysaccharide deacetylase family protein translates to MKNKKPLVSFTFDDFPKSAATRGASILEKYGYAGTFYGCGGLLGHMHDDTLIVTEEDIKALHRGGHEIGCHTYGHIDCQRSPNELLSADLQKNKHFIEDLTGSEISSFAYPFGKIDMSSRRTVSNYYKNARTVFPGLNAGKLCMHSLKSYSLYSNGFDLAAFEKIIKTAIDQNAWLIFYTHDVSETPAQFGCRPEEFEAIVRLINDSGLQTVTTMNKAPEYIF, encoded by the coding sequence ATGAAAAATAAAAAGCCGCTTGTCAGTTTCACGTTTGATGATTTTCCAAAAAGTGCGGCAACTCGCGGAGCCAGTATATTAGAGAAATATGGGTATGCTGGTACTTTTTATGGGTGTGGCGGGTTGTTAGGGCATATGCATGATGACACTCTTATTGTAACTGAAGAGGATATAAAGGCACTCCATAGAGGCGGCCATGAGATTGGATGCCATACGTATGGCCATATTGATTGCCAACGAAGTCCTAATGAGCTCTTGTCGGCAGATTTACAAAAAAACAAACATTTTATAGAAGATTTAACAGGCTCCGAAATTAGTAGTTTTGCTTATCCGTTCGGTAAAATTGATATGAGCTCACGGCGCACAGTTTCTAATTACTACAAGAACGCGCGCACTGTATTTCCTGGATTGAATGCAGGTAAACTGTGTATGCATTCACTGAAATCATATAGTTTATATTCAAATGGGTTTGACCTTGCAGCCTTTGAAAAAATTATCAAAACGGCAATAGATCAAAATGCATGGTTAATTTTTTACACGCACGATGTATCTGAAACACCGGCTCAGTTTGGCTGTAGACCAGAAGAATTTGAAGCAATTGTTCGGTTAATCAATGATAGCGGCCTTCAAACCGTAACCACTATGAACAAGGCACCGGAATATATATTCTAA
- a CDS encoding oligosaccharide flippase family protein, protein MTKSPTLKFAKSGALLSFGIGLTSALTFLKNVLIARLVTVEDFGVVAIFAIIMTAVEASSYIGLDRFIIQSPDGDKPEVLATSHTLQVTRGLLGSLVIFCAAPYIADFFNKPDIAPSLQILASVPFIRSLSHLDMARFQREMQYLPSVIVDVGSQVISIITVIIASNFYDDYRIAIFSMTIQILSYTAISHIVAKKPYRWQFNKPVMMRLLQYGWPLWINGIMMLSVVEGDRTIIGASFSIKDLSLYTASISLTLIPTLLITQITQRLYLPILAKKQDHRDDFVKDAAVATEFSILSGVFVGIFAAIACPALIGVLYGDEYNDARNIIVIIALVCSARLFKGGATSIALALGYTKSIVISNMVKALSIILAIVLIWADYGIYAVLLGSVICEILATITAFILIKLKLDIKIPNLIPSTIIASLIVLSLVYLNEIYLQTLNQWLQIIIGFVIPTITCIILTCALPALRRVIHNVYKNSSLYRKT, encoded by the coding sequence TTGACAAAATCACCCACTTTAAAATTTGCAAAAAGCGGTGCACTGCTCTCTTTTGGTATCGGCTTGACATCTGCACTTACGTTTCTCAAAAACGTCCTGATAGCGAGACTTGTAACGGTTGAAGATTTTGGTGTCGTAGCAATTTTCGCTATAATCATGACCGCTGTTGAAGCATCAAGTTACATCGGACTTGATAGATTTATCATACAATCACCAGATGGTGACAAGCCGGAGGTGCTTGCAACCTCACATACATTACAGGTAACACGCGGCTTATTAGGTAGCCTTGTGATTTTCTGCGCCGCACCATACATAGCTGATTTCTTCAACAAACCCGACATAGCGCCTTCATTACAAATTCTAGCTTCAGTGCCTTTTATCAGAAGCCTATCGCACTTGGATATGGCGCGCTTTCAGCGCGAAATGCAATACCTACCATCCGTTATCGTAGATGTTGGGTCACAAGTGATTTCAATCATCACTGTTATCATAGCAAGCAATTTCTATGATGATTACAGAATTGCTATATTCTCCATGACTATTCAAATTCTATCTTATACGGCTATCTCACATATTGTTGCGAAAAAGCCTTATCGTTGGCAATTCAATAAACCCGTAATGATGCGTTTATTACAATACGGCTGGCCGCTATGGATTAACGGCATTATGATGTTATCCGTTGTTGAAGGCGATAGAACAATTATAGGGGCAAGTTTCTCGATTAAGGACCTAAGCTTATATACTGCCTCCATTTCTCTGACTTTAATTCCTACACTTTTAATAACCCAAATTACACAAAGATTATATTTACCAATCCTTGCCAAAAAACAGGATCATAGGGACGATTTTGTGAAAGATGCAGCCGTCGCAACTGAGTTCAGTATTTTATCTGGAGTTTTTGTTGGGATATTCGCAGCGATTGCATGCCCGGCACTGATTGGAGTATTGTACGGCGACGAATATAATGATGCACGAAACATAATTGTTATTATCGCACTTGTTTGTAGTGCTCGCCTTTTTAAAGGCGGTGCAACCAGTATTGCCCTGGCTCTTGGCTATACAAAAAGTATTGTCATTTCTAATATGGTCAAAGCATTGTCGATCATTTTGGCTATTGTACTGATTTGGGCAGATTATGGCATATACGCTGTTCTTCTTGGGTCAGTTATCTGTGAAATACTGGCTACGATTACAGCTTTCATACTCATAAAGCTCAAACTTGATATCAAAATCCCGAACTTAATACCAAGTACGATAATAGCGTCGTTAATAGTGTTATCACTCGTTTACCTTAATGAAATTTACCTTCAAACATTGAACCAATGGCTCCAAATTATCATTGGCTTCGTGATACCAACAATCACATGCATAATTCTGACCTGCGCCTTACCAGCTCTGAGGCGTGTGATACATAATGTTTATAAAAACAGTTCGCTATATCGAAAAACATGA
- a CDS encoding undecaprenyl-phosphate glucose phosphotransferase has translation MKDAKTIAPLEGRDSKPVNPTLVELFLHISDVLAVLLAGILAFYLLDHKISEDLRSTYINIIGLGVILSSMSIFLCGGYDTDTFFNLGNSIRGMFTGFFLTISILLVAGFAFKLTGTFSRIWTTGWLAGATGLLVLGRFLVWMIALRMRKRGIFDSRVVIVGAGEQGERLCRFIKNSEWLTMNVIAFIDDRADRVPEAIDGIPVVGGRQDLIQLIRQNKVDQVLISLPWSAAERLREVIDDIAETPIKIRLAPDLAIFNFGDRTISSLGGLPVVNLFDRPIKGTRSLLKKAEDFILTGLIVIAISPILALIALAIKLDSPGPVFFRQDREGFNNSTFKVWKFRSMYHNMGQNDKIQQATKGDSRITKVGGFLRRTSLDELPQLFNVLSGDMSLVGPRPHAPSTEAAGVKFENAVHRYASRHRVKPGITGWAQVNGWRGETDTIEKLEARLHHDLYYIDNWSVGFDIYILLRTGLVFFGQDEAY, from the coding sequence ATGAAAGACGCTAAAACTATCGCACCCCTCGAAGGCAGAGATAGCAAGCCTGTCAATCCTACGCTTGTTGAGTTGTTTCTGCATATCAGTGATGTCCTTGCGGTATTGCTTGCAGGGATTTTGGCTTTTTATCTTCTCGACCATAAAATTTCAGAAGATTTGAGAAGCACCTACATCAATATCATTGGCTTGGGTGTGATTCTTTCCAGCATGTCGATATTTTTGTGCGGTGGGTACGACACAGATACATTCTTTAACCTCGGTAATTCAATTCGGGGGATGTTTACCGGGTTTTTCCTTACAATCTCTATTCTTTTGGTTGCGGGTTTTGCTTTTAAATTAACAGGCACATTTTCCCGTATTTGGACGACAGGATGGCTCGCCGGGGCGACAGGGCTTTTGGTTTTGGGGCGTTTCCTCGTTTGGATGATCGCGCTCCGGATGCGCAAGCGTGGTATTTTTGATTCGCGGGTGGTGATTGTGGGCGCCGGCGAACAAGGTGAGAGACTGTGTAGGTTTATTAAAAATAGTGAATGGCTAACGATGAATGTGATCGCATTCATTGACGACCGCGCTGACCGCGTACCTGAGGCTATTGATGGAATTCCGGTTGTCGGTGGACGACAAGATCTTATCCAATTGATCAGGCAAAATAAGGTTGACCAAGTTCTGATTTCACTTCCATGGTCTGCCGCTGAACGCCTGCGCGAAGTGATTGATGATATTGCGGAAACGCCGATTAAGATCCGGCTTGCGCCTGACCTCGCGATCTTTAATTTTGGTGATCGAACGATTTCCTCGCTTGGTGGTCTTCCTGTCGTGAATTTATTCGATCGCCCGATCAAAGGCACCAGATCGCTCCTGAAAAAAGCAGAAGATTTTATTTTAACCGGCCTTATTGTAATTGCCATTTCACCCATTCTGGCGCTGATCGCACTTGCTATTAAGCTTGATAGCCCTGGTCCGGTATTTTTCAGGCAAGATAGGGAAGGCTTTAACAACAGCACTTTCAAGGTTTGGAAGTTTCGGTCCATGTATCACAATATGGGGCAAAATGATAAAATCCAACAAGCAACGAAGGGTGATAGCCGAATTACCAAAGTTGGCGGGTTTCTACGCAGAACAAGCCTTGATGAACTCCCGCAGCTGTTTAATGTATTATCCGGTGATATGTCGCTTGTCGGGCCGAGGCCCCATGCACCTTCAACCGAGGCTGCGGGTGTGAAATTTGAAAATGCAGTTCATCGGTATGCGTCCCGTCACCGTGTGAAACCTGGAATTACAGGGTGGGCGCAAGTGAACGGTTGGCGCGGTGAAACCGATACAATCGAAAAACTCGAAGCGCGCCTGCACCATGACCTCTATTATATTGATAACTGGTCAGTTGGTTTTGATATTTATATTTTACTTAGAACTGGTCTGGTTTTCTTTGGCCAGGACGAAGCCTATTAA
- a CDS encoding O-antigen ligase, protein MAKPFYNYSSITKRSRYYLTLIAIIILGIGLSVIYGMTLPITGFLGFQYALVPAILISLMGVWLMPEKDTCYEFFMQPLMLLYIICICVWPPYVSIIPLPGAIWAPPGRIILFLMTFIALVNISVSRQAKSHIATFYEQYPITLFSIIGLVTIQFCSVFFSSSSGYSMSFFLKYSMATAMAFIITISVLNSEKILKSLPYIALVILLYLSGMAFIEQAQETNLWVKYLPSWAIVDDGSGAMSRIINPIYRNGSYRVRGTSITSLEFGELFAYLSPFAYYFLFERKSIIGKLIAISCLVIAFTAALTTGARLAHVGFLFAGATYVFLWGLRGWVQDARNILGPAIAILYTTMASLVFVALFASTRLNNLAFGGAGTEASTQGRIIQWQTGFPKLLENPVFGHGMGQGASALNSITIDSYILSILLETGVIALVCFLLFFGITIATAVKMYLYHSKNSPLNAMTASIASTMAAFLLIKTILSQIANHSLIYMLAAIVFIIAIKFKQQQASEVQPNG, encoded by the coding sequence ATGGCCAAACCATTTTACAATTATTCCTCTATTACCAAGAGGTCGCGCTACTACCTGACACTGATAGCAATCATCATATTAGGTATTGGGCTGTCTGTAATTTATGGTATGACGCTGCCGATAACCGGTTTTCTGGGCTTTCAATATGCTTTGGTGCCTGCAATCCTGATCAGCTTAATGGGTGTTTGGCTAATGCCGGAAAAAGACACCTGCTATGAGTTTTTCATGCAGCCGCTGATGTTATTATACATTATTTGTATCTGTGTCTGGCCACCTTACGTATCGATCATACCATTACCTGGAGCAATATGGGCACCACCTGGGCGAATCATTCTCTTTCTTATGACATTCATTGCTCTGGTAAACATTTCCGTATCGCGGCAGGCAAAAAGCCATATCGCTACCTTTTACGAACAGTATCCGATCACATTATTCTCAATTATTGGCCTTGTAACCATTCAGTTTTGTAGTGTTTTTTTCTCATCCAGTTCTGGTTACAGTATGAGTTTCTTTCTGAAATATTCCATGGCAACTGCTATGGCATTTATCATAACAATCAGTGTTCTGAATTCTGAAAAAATACTAAAATCCTTACCCTACATAGCCCTCGTTATTTTATTGTACTTATCTGGTATGGCGTTTATCGAACAAGCACAAGAAACGAACTTGTGGGTGAAGTACCTACCATCATGGGCAATCGTTGACGATGGTAGCGGAGCCATGTCACGAATTATAAACCCGATTTACCGAAACGGGTCATATCGAGTTCGAGGAACTTCCATCACCTCACTCGAATTTGGCGAATTATTCGCTTATTTAAGCCCTTTTGCATATTATTTCCTCTTTGAGCGGAAAAGTATCATAGGCAAACTAATTGCCATTTCATGCTTGGTTATCGCATTTACTGCTGCTCTAACTACTGGCGCTAGACTGGCGCACGTTGGTTTTCTGTTTGCAGGTGCTACCTATGTCTTTCTTTGGGGCTTAAGAGGGTGGGTTCAAGATGCGAGAAACATACTCGGACCCGCCATCGCAATCCTCTACACCACAATGGCTAGCCTTGTGTTCGTCGCATTATTTGCAAGTACACGCTTGAATAATCTGGCGTTTGGTGGCGCGGGAACCGAAGCCAGCACTCAAGGTCGTATTATTCAGTGGCAAACTGGCTTTCCGAAGCTTCTGGAAAACCCCGTGTTTGGACATGGAATGGGCCAAGGTGCAAGCGCATTGAACTCGATCACCATTGATAGCTATATTTTATCTATTTTGCTGGAAACAGGAGTCATAGCACTCGTATGTTTCTTACTTTTCTTTGGTATTACGATCGCTACCGCAGTAAAAATGTATCTATATCACTCAAAAAACAGCCCCTTAAACGCAATGACAGCATCAATTGCATCTACTATGGCAGCGTTTTTATTGATTAAAACTATCTTATCTCAAATCGCCAATCATAGTTTAATCTATATGTTAGCGGCGATAGTCTTTATAATCGCGATCAAATTCAAGCAACAACAAGCATCAGAAGTTCAGCCGAACGGATAA
- a CDS encoding MaoC/PaaZ C-terminal domain-containing protein, with protein sequence MVFYETSFTIDENNHEHFMNISGDTNPIHSDNQFAKSAGFEKRLIHGINSVLNILELISGQNIIDFSSVATCTAAFHKPVFEGDILKIFVEKNKDNSIDISARVGITTCFDITLDYGDHKLAVCDGLIFTSTERRKKPILQIQSQPKEYEKIHINIVPSDITKAYPSLSSQIGMDRVMSMASISTIVGMYWPGEFSFCSKMAFSFNDSPTKDINYKIDFNDERLRLTILNVTGSGVTAKVHAFFRPTPIVETAYTEILEKVETEQFANQKALIIGGSKGLGATTAKIIAAGGGTPTITYASSKKSAHAVMNDIIENTGNCDMLPLNVLNQDDVNSIDVSQYNVVYFFATPQIFTRKTKIFDPKLYQNFASHYCDGLLKVIERFIEARKKVIIFNPSTTDIEEKTPGIEEYYLAKQLGEEMLALIASHHTDNVKIISKRLPKVKTNQTTSILSTATTTTEAVIQPYILEITAHITDNFS encoded by the coding sequence ATGGTATTTTATGAAACTTCTTTCACGATTGATGAAAACAATCATGAACACTTTATGAATATATCAGGTGATACAAATCCAATTCATTCCGATAATCAGTTTGCTAAAAGTGCTGGATTTGAAAAACGTCTAATCCATGGCATCAATAGTGTATTAAATATTCTTGAATTAATCTCTGGACAAAACATTATAGACTTTTCCTCGGTCGCAACATGCACTGCCGCTTTTCACAAACCAGTTTTCGAAGGCGATATTTTAAAAATCTTCGTCGAAAAAAACAAAGATAATAGCATAGATATAAGCGCCCGCGTTGGTATCACAACATGTTTCGATATTACGTTAGATTACGGCGATCACAAACTTGCGGTTTGTGACGGGCTAATATTCACCAGCACTGAAAGGCGAAAAAAGCCGATTTTACAAATCCAATCTCAACCAAAAGAATACGAAAAAATACATATCAATATTGTTCCGTCTGACATAACCAAAGCATATCCTTCACTGTCTTCACAAATAGGCATGGATCGGGTCATGTCGATGGCATCAATATCAACTATTGTAGGCATGTACTGGCCTGGTGAATTTTCTTTCTGCTCAAAAATGGCTTTTTCTTTCAACGATAGTCCGACAAAAGATATTAATTATAAAATCGACTTTAATGATGAACGCTTACGATTGACAATATTGAATGTAACGGGATCAGGAGTAACGGCAAAGGTACATGCGTTTTTTCGCCCCACACCGATAGTTGAAACTGCATATACAGAAATTTTAGAAAAAGTAGAAACAGAGCAGTTTGCCAACCAAAAAGCTTTAATTATTGGAGGTTCTAAAGGGCTAGGTGCAACAACAGCAAAGATTATAGCTGCAGGAGGGGGAACGCCAACAATAACCTATGCTTCATCAAAAAAATCCGCTCATGCCGTTATGAACGACATCATTGAAAACACTGGAAACTGCGACATGCTTCCACTCAATGTTTTAAATCAAGATGACGTAAACTCTATTGATGTTTCACAGTATAATGTTGTTTATTTCTTTGCCACCCCACAAATATTTACGCGAAAAACTAAAATATTTGACCCTAAACTATACCAAAATTTTGCATCTCATTACTGCGATGGATTACTAAAAGTAATCGAACGTTTCATAGAAGCCCGCAAAAAAGTCATTATTTTCAACCCATCAACTACAGATATTGAAGAGAAAACCCCAGGCATCGAAGAGTATTACCTTGCGAAACAGCTTGGTGAGGAAATGCTTGCCCTTATTGCAAGCCACCATACTGACAACGTAAAAATCATCAGTAAAAGGTTACCTAAGGTTAAAACCAATCAAACAACTTCGATATTATCCACTGCTACCACGACTACGGAAGCAGTGATACAGCCATACATCCTTGAGATAACAGCGCATATAACAGACAATTTTTCGTAA